The Bacteroidota bacterium sequence ATCATCTAAACTGCGAGCCGCTTCAGTTCCACGTGTCCGGTCGATAGCAATGTAAGTCTTCCCATATTTGAGTCCCCAACCAAAGAACGGTACTTTTTCTAATTCTTTTTTATAGACAATTCTTATCTGATCCGGAATACCTCCGATTACGGCTGGTATATCGAAACCGCTTGCGTGGTTGGAAACATAAATATAGCTTTTTCCCGGTTGCAGATTTTCGGCACCGTTGGTTTTTACTTTTACACCGCATATACTCAAAACAAATTTGGAATGAGTTCTTGCTACCCAGTGGAATGCACGCCCTTGTTTGTTAATCGGAATAAACAAAAGTGCGGCTATGCCGCCGAGAACACTGGCGATTACCACAAGAAATATTTTAGCTAACGAAATTAACATTATAGAGGGAAAAATTTGTATCCATCTTACGAAAATATAGTTTGAAAAGCAAAGAACTTTTGCCAATCTCCAAAAATCTGATTATCTTTATTCTGTAATCATCAACAAATTGAGGAGATAAATTTATGCCGACTTTCATACTTGCAACAAAGTTATCATCGGATATAACGAAAAATCCGGCTATCAGGGAAGACATCGGAAAGGAATGGAAATCGAGAATTACCTCGAAATGCCCAAAGGTGAAATGGTTAGCTCACTATGCTCTGCTGGGACCCTATGATTTTATGGATATTTACGAGGCACCCGATGAAGAGGAAGCCGCAAAAGTATCAATGATTACACTATCGTCGGGGGCGTCAGTCGCAGAAAGCTGGACTGCAATTCCATACAAACGGTTTTTAGAACTCGTTAAAGAAATTTAGTAACTTTCTGCCTAAAAAAATACTTTGGCAGACGTGCTAACCCGCTCCTCCTCCTCCTCCTCGCTCCGTTTCTAAGGCTTTGGAGCGTAGGCGACCGAAGCGGAATAAAACATTTTCTGAAATATATCTTGCGATATCATTGATTTTTGGTGGTGATAGCTTTATATTTTTACAGAATCTCCCGGGCGAATGTGATTACCGATTCTGTAAATAATAAGCTCGTTTATGTATCAGTTTAAGATTTATTTTAAACAAGGAAAGGAATGAACTATGACCGGGTTCGACAATTTTCGACTACATCATACTTACGAACAGGTGCTTTATAAATGGAAAGATAAAATTCATAATCTCGAGACAATTTGCAGTCACCCGAAAATAGATTTAACACAACAATCGCGCGCACAACTTTATTCAAAAATTGAAAACTTAAAATCTTAT is a genomic window containing:
- a CDS encoding lysophospholipid acyltransferase family protein, giving the protein MLISLAKIFLVVIASVLGGIAALLFIPINKQGRAFHWVARTHSKFVLSICGVKVKTNGAENLQPGKSYIYVSNHASGFDIPAVIGGIPDQIRIVYKKELEKVPFFGWGLKYGKTYIAIDRTRGTEAARSLDDAAEKIRNGASVLLFAEGTRTKDGKLQPFKRGAFNLAVKSGVPVIPLTINGSFKILPKKKLRIVPGDITLVIDTPIEVLKDGGKQEELRLMDEVHRAITKHYIEQ
- a CDS encoding GYD domain-containing protein, giving the protein MPTFILATKLSSDITKNPAIREDIGKEWKSRITSKCPKVKWLAHYALLGPYDFMDIYEAPDEEEAAKVSMITLSSGASVAESWTAIPYKRFLELVKEI